The Bacillota bacterium genome window below encodes:
- a CDS encoding nucleotidyltransferase family protein yields MGKVKTSLLSREQIIELLRKHLPEWRSKYGLQRIAIFGSFARGTATQDSDVDLLVEFSRPVGLEFIDVWNEVERLLGRKVDMITVETLRRGRANPRKKHIAESIEREMIYVD; encoded by the coding sequence ATGGGTAAAGTTAAAACATCATTGCTTTCACGCGAGCAGATTATCGAGTTACTGCGCAAGCACCTACCCGAGTGGCGCAGCAAGTATGGCTTGCAGCGAATAGCAATCTTCGGCTCTTTTGCGCGGGGGACAGCTACTCAGGATAGCGATGTCGACCTGTTGGTGGAGTTTTCGAGGCCGGTTGGGCTGGAGTTCATCGACGTATGGAACGAGGTAGAGCGCCTGCTGGGACGCAAGGTAGACATGATCACCGTGGAAACTTTACGCCGTGGTCGCGCGAACCCGCGTAAGAAACACATTGCCGAAAGTATCGAGAGGGAAATGATATATGTCGACTAG